From the genome of Trichosurus vulpecula isolate mTriVul1 chromosome 6, mTriVul1.pri, whole genome shotgun sequence:
AAGCAGAGAATTCCATACTCAAATGGAGAATTTCTGAGGCTTCCAATTCTTGTAGAAGCCAGCTGTTTTGCAAATGTTGCATCTTCAGAGAAATGGGAGGTATCAGCAAGCAAAGAGTACCTAGGATGGGTAAGATGGGCCTCTCTAAGCCTTGATGGCTGGCTGCACCCCTGCAATTTGCCACATAAATACAAGATCCAGCCGTCCTTGCACAACCACTCTGGGCTTCTGCAAGTAGTCTGACTGGCTAGGGATTTTCCCCAGGACCATCAAAGCTGCTGTGACTAGGAAACATGGGATGTATGGAAGGAGTGTCGGTCACCAGATATGTTCTGATCCTGAAGGAGTCTTAGCGATACAAAGTTAGCTTAGGAACCACTGCTGTAAGATGCCATTTATCTTCTCTCGGAGGGTCCCTAGCTCTGAAGTAGCAGGCAGTCTGGCATCTGAAGCTCTGCATTTCCTGGAATTTCTCttggaagagacagaaaggaaagaggcATCTCTGAGGGAACGACTGGGTCTATGTTGGTACCATCAAGCTGCTCCCTGGCTGCCAGTTCAGTCAATGTGCTGCTGGGCTGGGGAGAGGCCATGGCTGGCTCTCCATCCAATGGGCCCAGTCTTCTCTTGCCAAATAGAGGACCCGTGCTGGAAGGGAGATGCTTGTCTAGCTTGGAGTGGAGGCAGGGTACCTGTTGGATACTAGGTACACCTTTCTGCTTCATGCGACCTTCACTTCCTCCCCCTTCACTTTGGATATTTTCTGGCTTGGGGCTTTCTTCAGGAGCCTCAAGCTCCTCAGGAATAAGGTTATTGGTTCTTTCACTGAACTGGTCAGTGCCAAAGATTTTTGCCAGGATGTTGTTCCCATCTCCCCTAAGGGTACTTTCGCGGCATGGTGTATTTGCTTGGAGGGAGTCAGTGTCAGAAAAAGCCACGGTTTCCACCTGGTCTATTTCACTCCTTTTAGAACATGGTGAGCTTTTTTTCAACATGAGCGTTTCATCCCTGAAGGGATCtggattctcttctttctcaggtAGATTTTTCTCTGAACTATTTCGTAGGTTGGATTGGATGCCTGGGGGGTAGATGATGTGCCTAGCATGCTTAGTGTGACTGCCCTCTGTATATGCTGGATTTCCTTCTCCATACTCCCCTGAAACAAGACCAAAGGGTGGAAAGTAGTCCAGTGGTACAAGAGGGCTGTCTTTGAGCCCTGTGGGGTCACTAGCACAGCAGGGATTTCTTTGACTGGCTGGGGGATATGAATTTGCTTCTCCTTGATTTATTGGCTTGTTTTGAATCACAGATTCTGTGACAGTAAACTGTTCCTTCTCAGGTAAATTTACCTTATTAATTTGTTCACTGTCATAGTTGAGGCTCTCTACTTCTTGATATGTTGGGTTTCCTCTAAGCCCAACCGGAAAGCTGCTGGAGAGGGGTTGATTTTCTCTTTGACTCAGGACACTTGCTATGGATTTGTATGAATTGGTGGCCTGACCCCAGGGATTTATACTGTAATATGgcactcttcctttctttgttggGATATAATTCTTTTGGTCCCATGATCCCCAAGAAGGAGATGGCATACTCTCTTCCTGTCCAAAGGCATTAGAAGGATAGTAATACCCACTTTTTTCTCCTGGTGGTGTTAGAGGAGGAGCCATGTTGTAAGATGGGACACGCTCTTCTAGGTGCCAGGGATAATATGCACCATAAAGAGATTGCCTTTGTCTTGGTAAGTTATTTGTGGAATGCTGGGGGTATTCCCTTGGCTGAGATGGATGCCTTCGGGCATACAGGTATTTTTCACGGAACCTAACTTCACTTCCTTTGAAGTTGGATTCCTTCCTCCATGCATCAGGTCCTTGGTAAAACTCATCACCTTTTGGGTCAATTGGATCCTCTTCATTGTAAGTTGATGGCTGTCTCTGACCTGAAGGACTGTTCAGGGAATGTGATGGGTTTCCTGGTTGGCCTGTTGGCCTGGAAGTACCAGGAAAGTCATCTCTCTCATCCCACATATTACCTTTCACATAAGGAGTGTTCCTCTGGGGATCGTAGGGAATATATTCAGGGTAGGGGACATTTCTTCTTACTCCAAGGGCTGGATAAAGTAAAGTACCTTCCTGCCTCATAGTTTCATCCTCAAAAGTTGGAGATCCTTGTTGGGGGTTCCATGTGTTGCTTCCAGGAAAAAAGGATTCTCTTGGAGGATAGGATGCTTCCTCAGTATATGCAGGGTGGTGGGTTCCATGTTTCATTTCTGGTGGGTTATTTTCAGTATCGGCTGGATCTTTTCTTGGTTCTGAAACTATTCCCTTGGGAAAATTTGCTGTTTGTATACTAGCTGGAAGTTTCCTGGAATCTGCTCTTGGATAATAAGAATTTTCATGTTGGTCAACTGAATTGACACTTGGTACTGGAGGGTTGCCTTCTGGAGGAGGTAACTTATAATTTGATTTGTTAGTTTCATAACCTTGTGAGTTTCTCCAGGTGCTGGTTGGAACCCCTGTAGGAAAGGttgttctttctctctgaatTGTTGGATTCTCTTTTGGGTTTTCAGTCGGCTCATCTTTATGGGCAGTGACATGCTCGGGATCTGCTGACCCACCATTTGTTTCTTCAGGGTGTTTGGTTGGACTCTGGAGGTTCCGCCTGTTATTTACTAGATTTGATACATGATTGGGAGAATTGCTCTTAGAAATGGAAGGATAAACTTTTTGGTAAGCTGTGTTTCCTGGGCGAGCTATTTGTTTGCTTACATAAGCCAAATTATGCCATTGGTAGTTCCTTTGATTGGGATAAGTTCTATAAAAAGGGCTATTCACTCTAGGTCCTAAGGGGAGTCCTGTTTGGGTCCATTGGCTGACCACAGGAAAGACTCTAAAATTAGGGTTTGGAGAGTTTGCAAAAACATTTGGCTGACTTGGGATCTGGGGGATCTGGGGGATCTGGGGGATCTGGCTTCCTGGTACGTCATAGCCTGAGACATTGACAGCAGGAGCCAAGTTAACTCCAGGATGTACTCCTTGGTTATTCCCAGGGTTCTGGGCTTGAGCTTCCTTCCCTGCTGGGCTGGTCTCATTTCCACCTTGACTTCCTCCTGGGCTAGGGACAGTAGGTTGAGTTGAATTGTTCTCAAGGGCTGTGGTGTTAGGGGGAGGGGCCGAGGTGGTGCTCTCCACTTTGGGTGGATCCTCCTCTTTGGGCTGTTCAAAATCTTGTTCATACATCTCTTCTGAGTAATATGGGGGTCGCCCTCCAAACCCATGATATCCAAAATAGCCAAAATAAGGATTCTGTAGGGAGAAAGAAGTAGATCAGGAATTTCTCTTTGTCGCTCAACAAGATTTCTTTGGAAATTTTTAATGTGAAGAAGGAATCCCATCAGCCACATACTTTCTGAATTTATCTTATATCACATTAGCTTTGACTACTTCTCCGaagaataatcttttttttttctaatgttaaGTATCTAGGTATCATGTCATAGGGGCCAAAGAGCCATCCCCAAAGCCAACAAAAAACCTGGGCTCAAGTTTtgtctctgacatgtactggctgtgtgacctgggcaaatcatttaacctctctgtgttctaggcaactctccaagactgtgAGCTGCAGATGAGTGTTGActtgtattgggagaaggaatttcctcacttccAATTTCCTTATGTCAGGGAAGTAAGGCGATTTGGTCACTATGTAGTAGCTATGAAACCACAGATCTGCACCAAAATCCCCCTTAGAGATCCCAAACTAGTTAAGCATTCAGAAAAAGTCATTTGGCCAAAATCATTTGGATTGCCTACAGCATCTTCCTTGATGAACTATGAGCCATGTTAAAGCTAGTCCCAAGCAGAATCATGAAGTAGGCAGAATTTGCCTTAGCATCCTCGGGCTATCTTTGTATGTCCTATCTTCCTTTCACAgaatcttcccatatttttcaGGTCCTAATCCCTACACCCCTGGCAAACCTATGGCTGGGGAGGAGCTGATACTACTAACTTACACCTTAGCATCAGTTTCTCAATTGTTACCTTTTCTGAGagtgtttctttttaaatcttactTCTAATTGTCTTCTGTTGGAGGAATCCTAAGCATTGATGAACATCATTGGGGAAGTATTCTTGTAAACAAGGAACCTTCTTCCTGAGTCCCTACAATCGCATCATGCAGGCAGCTGCCCACTCTGTGTTAAGATTTGCTCTTATTTATGCATGTGTTTGGTCAGAGGGTATTACTGTTTAGTGTTAATTTTACCCTTGGTTCTTTCAGCCGGCAATAGGGTCATAAactcacagaatcccagaatatgagagctggaaggatcttTGAGTTGATCTGAGCCAACAGATGAGGCTAGACTAACGCTCAGAGGACTTCCCCATGTCCATAGTAATAGAAATAGCCAGAACTAGAAATTGGGTCTCCTTGTCTACACACATATTTGATCTTAGCTAGAAGGCTGAGCTACAATCAGATTTATTACTATAGAAACttttttgggagggagagaattattctcattttataggtagaaaaaaatgagagacagacagatgaggTGCCATATCTAAGGTCACAGAGGAAATCATGGGTTGGAACAAATGTTATACTATAGATTTCCCAATATGGTTCAAACATACCCTGAGAATTTTCTGCTataagaacaacaataataatcataataaaaattaaataataattaacatttctgaggtgcctcctatgtgccaggaaatttacaaatatgatctcaattGATCTGCACAGCAAACCTGtgaagtagttgctattattatgccaattttacaattggggaaactaaggcaggcagcaGCTAAATGACTTATACTGCtagataagtgtctgagactggatttgaactcaagccttcctgacttcaggtctagtgtTTTATCCATTTCATCACTTTAGTAGTTCTGTTAGGTTCTTCCTACCACTGTTCTGAATGCAGTATTTTTGATTAAATACAACTATGATAAAAATAGTTCAAACTCTAAATCCCTGTGATAGAGGTAGGGCATATgtcattatacccattttaaagatgaaggaactgaagatcagagaaatgaagtggttttccataGAGCTGGCAGTTGGAACAGCTGGCACTGATGCCCAGCCAGGCTTTCCGAGGCCACAGCTAGCATGCCTGCCATTATAACAGACCTCTTCTTTGTCTTAACAGACTATGGTTGGGGCTACTTTATAATTGCATTTTTAGAAAGGACTTGCTGCCATCTTCACCCcgcctctttctctttctctctcatctatccatctcttatctatctatctatctatccatccaggtacctatatctgtctatctatccatccatcaatccatctacctacatatttattcattcatccatctctcCACCTATGTGTCTATTTCTCTATCTGTCACCTGTCTACCCATCCAACATCTAtctccttcatcatcatcatcatcatcatccacctATATCTATGCTGCAGTGGACTATTGGTAGAACCACAACAATCATGCGGCAACCAGGGCTTC
Proteins encoded in this window:
- the ENAM gene encoding enamelin; the encoded protein is MFPFPQPPWQFPQRVPPGFGRPPGSNEEGGNPYFGYFGYHGFGGRPPYYSEEMYEQDFEQPKEEDPPKVESTTSAPPPNTTALENNSTQPTVPSPGGSQGGNETSPAGKEAQAQNPGNNQGVHPGVNLAPAVNVSGYDVPGSQIPQIPQIPQIPSQPNVFANSPNPNFRVFPVVSQWTQTGLPLGPRVNSPFYRTYPNQRNYQWHNLAYVSKQIARPGNTAYQKVYPSISKSNSPNHVSNLVNNRRNLQSPTKHPEETNGGSADPEHVTAHKDEPTENPKENPTIQRERTTFPTGVPTSTWRNSQGYETNKSNYKLPPPEGNPPVPSVNSVDQHENSYYPRADSRKLPASIQTANFPKGIVSEPRKDPADTENNPPEMKHGTHHPAYTEEASYPPRESFFPGSNTWNPQQGSPTFEDETMRQEGTLLYPALGVRRNVPYPEYIPYDPQRNTPYVKGNMWDERDDFPGTSRPTGQPGNPSHSLNSPSGQRQPSTYNEEDPIDPKGDEFYQGPDAWRKESNFKGSEVRFREKYLYARRHPSQPREYPQHSTNNLPRQRQSLYGAYYPWHLEERVPSYNMAPPLTPPGEKSGYYYPSNAFGQEESMPSPSWGSWDQKNYIPTKKGRVPYYSINPWGQATNSYKSIASVLSQRENQPLSSSFPVGLRGNPTYQEVESLNYDSEQINKVNLPEKEQFTVTESVIQNKPINQGEANSYPPASQRNPCCASDPTGLKDSPLVPLDYFPPFGLVSGEYGEGNPAYTEGSHTKHARHIIYPPGIQSNLRNSSEKNLPEKEENPDPFRDETLMLKKSSPCSKRSEIDQVETVAFSDTDSLQANTPCRESTLRGDGNNILAKIFGTDQFSERTNNLIPEELEAPEESPKPENIQSEGGGSEGRMKQKGVPSIQQVPCLHSKLDKHLPSSTGPLFGKRRLGPLDGEPAMASPQPSSTLTELAAREQLDGTNIDPVVPSEMPLSFLSLPREIPGNAELQMPDCLLLQS